Proteins from a genomic interval of Schistocerca cancellata isolate TAMUIC-IGC-003103 chromosome 8, iqSchCanc2.1, whole genome shotgun sequence:
- the LOC126095411 gene encoding dual specificity protein phosphatase 8-like: protein MSATHAALQRSLTRPPPPPPPPATAAPLIKDAAPAANQRSARVSAESNSRPRIPGATQPAGAPHLHSRQSPSLAALRASSEPARFRPSPLKRAAHPATRRALHSGGGGSVGAAAAAAPRFSADARTALHRGLPGDSPTAHNNRGASQTIKVARPVAPCPRRADPDYI from the exons ATGTCTGCCACCCACGCCGCTCTACAGCGGTCGCTAACgaggccgcccccgcccccgccgccccctgcCACCGCGGCGCCGCTGATCAAAGACGCCGCCCCGGCGGCTAATCAGCGGTCGGCCCGTGTCTCCGCCGAATCTAATAGCCGCCCCCGCATCCCGGGCGCCACCCAGCCAGCCGGAGCGCCTCATTTGCATTCTCGGCAGTCGCCTAGTTTGGCTGCACTCCGCGCCTCCT CGGAACCCGCTCGTTTCCGACCGTCTCCATTAAAACGCGCCGCACATCCGGCGACCAGGCGAGCACTCCATAGCGGCGGGGGCGGAAGCGTGGGGGCGGCAGCTGCGGCCGCGCCGCGGTTCTCTGCGGACGCGCGGACAGCTTTGCACCGCGGCCTGCCCGGCGACTCCCCCACGGCGCATAACAATCGCGGCGCCAGCCAGACAATAAAAGTGGCACGGCCGGTGGCTCCCTGCCCTCGCCGCGCGGACCCAGATTACATTTAA